The following proteins are co-located in the Phragmites australis chromosome 10, lpPhrAust1.1, whole genome shotgun sequence genome:
- the LOC133930084 gene encoding uncharacterized protein LOC133930084, producing the protein MATQGTRSTEASDAASNYDPKTDPKRKPRRSNDPGWKYAFWLTIGNRDLLQCCLCDRTVTGGITRLKEHLVGGYGDILKCSKTTLAIAREMQAALKGKKRPLLLDDDGGLQGEDDDVLDVTEESQDASRSIVHPSSEIAAKRKQSTFLKFSGPKEPNTKSVGSILRRTPKEVVEERHSKGPSQISIQASMRTKEERDAVNLEWARFFYECGIPFNAPNSRQFKIAIEATAQYGSGYKPPSYHELTEPLLEKVVKKTDDLRKRHEDAWKQYGCTLMSDGWTDRRGHHLINFLVNSLEGTFFLESIDASSEVHDQVMLADLLEKRISDIGVDKVVQVFTDNGANYKATGKLLMERFPMFYWTPCAAHCLDLMLEDVGKLKAFKKPISRARHVTTFIYRHGRLLSAMREKTGVRDLVRPASTQFATIFLTLQSLHKHRDALRYQFTSNDWTSCKLAKTEVGKKVYDIVLSREFWNSVEDCLRASLPLIIVLRVVDGDERPAMPEVASLMNHAKERIKVAFCTENKISLLNNIFQIIEGRWDRQMDTPLYGAALFLNPGKFYAIQKENDEYVRHIRGCFNYVLARMVEDETLQNKIEEQSMLYENQRGGIFKNCMALQTMKSKNPLDEAIGASHELRGCNLPRTYARRARHISRVVEEARVVEDDEEEEEEEDIIMDDVDIDDFSDKPMDATEDDVENMDASNDFDEFALDDF; encoded by the exons ATGGCTACTCAAGGGACTAGAAGTACGGAGGCCTCGGACGCCGCatcaaattatgatccaaagactGATCCAAAGCGAAAGCCGAGAAGATCAAATGATCCTGGATGGAAATATGCATTTTGGCTGACTATTGGTAATAGAGATCTCTTGCAGTGTTGTTTGTGTGATAGAACTGTAACTGGAGGAATTACAAGGCTCAAGGAGCATCTTGTGGGTGGTTATGGAGATATTCTGAAGTGTAGCAAAACCACACTAGCTATCGCTCGGGAGATGCAAGCTGCTTTGAAGGGCAAGAAGAGACCACTtctgcttgatgatgatggagggcttcaaggagaagatgatgatgtgCTTGATGTGACAGAGGAGTCCCAAGATGCTTCTAGAAGTATTGTGCATCCTAGTTCCGAGATAGCTGCTAAAAGGAAACAATCTACCTTTTTGAAGTTTAGTGGACCAAAAGAGCCCAACACAAAGTCAGTCGGTTCAATACTTAGAAGAACTCCAAAAGAGGTTGTGGAAGAAAGACATTCGAAGGGTCCTTCTCAGATCAGTATCCAAGCTAGCATGAGgacaaaagaagaaagagatgctGTCAACTTGGAGTGGGCCAGGTTCTTTTATGAATGTGGCATACCATTCAATGCTCCAAATTCTAGGCAGTTCAAGATTGCTATAGAGGCAACTGCACAATATGGTTCTGGGTACAAACCTCCTTCCTACCATGAGCTTACGGAGCCATTGCTCGAGAAGGTTGTTAAGAAGACAGATGATTTGAGGAAGAGGCATGAGGATGCATGGAAGCAATATGGCTGCACATTAATGTCAGATGGATGGACGGATAGGAGAGGGCACCATTTGATCAACTTCCTAGTCAATAGTTTGGAGGGGACTTTCTTCTTAGAGTCAATTGATGCATCAAGTGAAGTTCATGATCAAGTGATGCTAGCTGATTTGTTAGAGAAGAGAATAAGCGACATTGGTGTTGATAAAGTTGTGCAAGTTTTCACTGACAATGGGGCTAACTATAAGGCAACGGGCAAGCTTCTCATGGAGAGGTTTCCCATGTTTTATTGGACACCTTGTGCTGCACATTGCTTGGATCTTATGTTGGAAGATGTTGGAAAGTTGAAGGCATTCAAGAAGCCTATCTCACGTGCCAGGCATGTCACTACTTTCATCTATAGGCATGGAAGACTTCTTAGTGCAATGAGGGAGAAGACAGGTGTTAGGGATCTTGTGAGACCAGCATCAACTCAGTTTGCTACCATATTTCTCAccttgcaaagtttgcacaagCACAGAGATGCACTGAGATATCAATTTACCTCTAATGATTGGACGAGTTGCAAACTAGCAAAGACAGAGGTCGGAAAAAAAGTGTATGATATTGTGCTTTCTAGGGAGTTTTGGAACTCCGTTGAGGATTGCCTTAGAGCTTCTCTACCACTTATCATTGTGTTGAGGGTGGTTGATGGTGATGAGAGGCCTGCCATGCCAGAGGTTGCTTCTCTCATGAATCATGCAAAAGAGAGGATAAAGGTTGCCTTCTGTACTGAAAACAAGATAAGCTTACTCAATAATATCTTCCAAATTATTGAGGGTCGTTGGGATAGGCAAATGGACACCCCACTCTATGGTGCTGCCCTCTTTTTGAACCCAGGAAAATTCTATGCCATCCAAAAAGAGAATGATGAATATGTTAGGCACATAAGGGGTTGTTTCAATTATGTGCTTGCACGAATGGTGGAAGATGAGacccttcaaaacaaaattgaagaaCAATCCATGCTCTACGAAAATCAACGTGGAGGCATCTTCAAGAATTGTATGGCCCTCCAAACTATGAAGTCAAAGAACCCTC TTGATGAAGCAATTGGTGCATCACATGAGCTTCGAGGTTGTAACCTTCCTAGGACCTACGCTCGTCGTGCAAGACATATATCAAGAGTGGTTGAAGAAGCAAGAGTggttgaagatgatgaggaggaggaagaggaagaagacatcaTTATGGATGATGTTGATATTGATGATTTTAGTGACAAACCAATGGATGCTACTGAAGATGATGTGGAGAACATGGATGCTTCAAACGATTTCGATGAGTTTGCATTGGATGACttttga
- the LOC133883532 gene encoding uncharacterized protein LOC133883532 isoform X2, with amino-acid sequence MTDDRETMAEEGCAGQVRQPSGGGSPSPLETEKKASVTPAPPPPLSPPTAKDLAQAEKGIIATKEPCRTAKAQENMEFGAGIAAFGASMMVAWYFLSSEARGAHNLRYIIPMLLGFACFVCGVSLMLLSMNILELPEKIIADVQEMASKYLSLLCSILPVVTLLSPLVLSGYKVYRYIGLTLLVMVTTPLALLRWYIGRKADGGEAADNEHMEQLEAAFKFISAISNSASGGLVALVVNYNVTGGSGRTKGAVLVAIFFIFTTAIWGLLSMEIRTKVLAIKSPKLRGFIIQAMWLAIIFMLLSLACAVLAEVFAIVEFCIFAAFAPWVFASAVYLFLEHCIHRARVPRDNSANVSLKVHFNLKADRGIKVTMWSFMAIIGIFGGFLHGHDKIESLKACVILLTSAFMSGFALTLVSMKTDSTSPSFAAATTVLDWTGAATFAAAIFAVIVAMVLEIL; translated from the exons CAGAGAAGAAGGCGTCCGTCACtccggcgccgccaccgccactgtCACCGCCGACAGCAAAGGATCTCGCTCAG GCTGAGAAAGGCATCATTGCAACCAAGGAACCATGCCGCACCGCCAAAGCCCAGGAGAACATGGAGTTTGGTGCTGGCATTGCTGCCTTCGGTGCAAGCATGATGGTGGCGTGGTACTTCCTCTCTTCAGAGGCCAGAGGAGCACACAACCTGCGCTACATCATCCCAATGCTTCTTGGCTTTGCATGCTTCGTATGTGGTGTGTCGCTGATGCTCTTGAGTATGAACATCCTCGAGCTCCCGGAAAAAATCATTGCTGATGTCCAAGAAATGGCCTCCAAATACCTCTCCTTGTTGTGCAGCATATTACCTGTAGTAACATTGCTTAGCCCCTTGGTGCTTTCGGGGTATAAGGTCTACAGGTACATTGGCCTCACCCTTCTGGTTATGGTAACAACTCCACTTGCTTTATTGCGATGGTACATTGGACGCAAGGCTGATGGAGGTGAGGCAGCAGACAATGAGCACATGGAGCAATTAGAGGCTGCCTTTAAGTTTATCTCAGCCATCAGCAACTCTGCTAGTGGTGGTCTGGTTGCCTTGGTGGTCAATTACAATGTCACTGGTGGTTCAGGGCGCACTAAGGGTGCCGTCCTTGTAGCCATTTTCTTCATATTCACAACTGCCATTTGGGGCCTGCTCTCAATGGAGATCCGGACGAAGGTACTAGCGATCAAAAGCCCAAAGCTCCGAGGATTcatcatccaagcaatgtggttaGCCATTATCTTCATGCTTTTATCGCTGGCCTGTGCGGTTTTGGCAGAAGTTTTTGCTATAGTTGAGTTCTGCATCTTTGCTGCATTTGCGCCTTGGGTTTTTGCATCTGCTGTCTACCTGTTCCTTGAGCACTGCATTCACCGTGCCCGTGTACCTAGGGACAACAGTGCCAATGTGTCCCTGAAGGTCCATTTCAACTTGAAGGCTGATAGGGGGATCAAAGTCACCATGTGGTCATTTATGGCGATCATCGGTATCTTTGGAGGTTTCCTTCATGGTCATGACAAGATAGAGTCTCTGAAGGCTTGTGTCATCTTACTGACATCAGCTTTTATGTCCGGCTTTGCACTCACTCTGGTCAGTATGAAGACAGATTCAACCAGTCCCAGCTTTGCTGCAGCTACCACGGTACTAGATTGGACTGGGGCAGCAACGTTTGCGGCTGCAATATTTGCCGTTATAGTTGCAATGGTTTTGGAAATACTTTGA
- the LOC133883532 gene encoding uncharacterized protein LOC133883532 isoform X1, translating into MTDDRETMAEEGCAGQVRQPSGGAGSPSPLETEKKASVTPAPPPPLSPPTAKDLAQAEKGIIATKEPCRTAKAQENMEFGAGIAAFGASMMVAWYFLSSEARGAHNLRYIIPMLLGFACFVCGVSLMLLSMNILELPEKIIADVQEMASKYLSLLCSILPVVTLLSPLVLSGYKVYRYIGLTLLVMVTTPLALLRWYIGRKADGGEAADNEHMEQLEAAFKFISAISNSASGGLVALVVNYNVTGGSGRTKGAVLVAIFFIFTTAIWGLLSMEIRTKVLAIKSPKLRGFIIQAMWLAIIFMLLSLACAVLAEVFAIVEFCIFAAFAPWVFASAVYLFLEHCIHRARVPRDNSANVSLKVHFNLKADRGIKVTMWSFMAIIGIFGGFLHGHDKIESLKACVILLTSAFMSGFALTLVSMKTDSTSPSFAAATTVLDWTGAATFAAAIFAVIVAMVLEIL; encoded by the exons CAGAGAAGAAGGCGTCCGTCACtccggcgccgccaccgccactgtCACCGCCGACAGCAAAGGATCTCGCTCAG GCTGAGAAAGGCATCATTGCAACCAAGGAACCATGCCGCACCGCCAAAGCCCAGGAGAACATGGAGTTTGGTGCTGGCATTGCTGCCTTCGGTGCAAGCATGATGGTGGCGTGGTACTTCCTCTCTTCAGAGGCCAGAGGAGCACACAACCTGCGCTACATCATCCCAATGCTTCTTGGCTTTGCATGCTTCGTATGTGGTGTGTCGCTGATGCTCTTGAGTATGAACATCCTCGAGCTCCCGGAAAAAATCATTGCTGATGTCCAAGAAATGGCCTCCAAATACCTCTCCTTGTTGTGCAGCATATTACCTGTAGTAACATTGCTTAGCCCCTTGGTGCTTTCGGGGTATAAGGTCTACAGGTACATTGGCCTCACCCTTCTGGTTATGGTAACAACTCCACTTGCTTTATTGCGATGGTACATTGGACGCAAGGCTGATGGAGGTGAGGCAGCAGACAATGAGCACATGGAGCAATTAGAGGCTGCCTTTAAGTTTATCTCAGCCATCAGCAACTCTGCTAGTGGTGGTCTGGTTGCCTTGGTGGTCAATTACAATGTCACTGGTGGTTCAGGGCGCACTAAGGGTGCCGTCCTTGTAGCCATTTTCTTCATATTCACAACTGCCATTTGGGGCCTGCTCTCAATGGAGATCCGGACGAAGGTACTAGCGATCAAAAGCCCAAAGCTCCGAGGATTcatcatccaagcaatgtggttaGCCATTATCTTCATGCTTTTATCGCTGGCCTGTGCGGTTTTGGCAGAAGTTTTTGCTATAGTTGAGTTCTGCATCTTTGCTGCATTTGCGCCTTGGGTTTTTGCATCTGCTGTCTACCTGTTCCTTGAGCACTGCATTCACCGTGCCCGTGTACCTAGGGACAACAGTGCCAATGTGTCCCTGAAGGTCCATTTCAACTTGAAGGCTGATAGGGGGATCAAAGTCACCATGTGGTCATTTATGGCGATCATCGGTATCTTTGGAGGTTTCCTTCATGGTCATGACAAGATAGAGTCTCTGAAGGCTTGTGTCATCTTACTGACATCAGCTTTTATGTCCGGCTTTGCACTCACTCTGGTCAGTATGAAGACAGATTCAACCAGTCCCAGCTTTGCTGCAGCTACCACGGTACTAGATTGGACTGGGGCAGCAACGTTTGCGGCTGCAATATTTGCCGTTATAGTTGCAATGGTTTTGGAAATACTTTGA